One Leifsonia shinshuensis DNA window includes the following coding sequences:
- a CDS encoding exonuclease domain-containing protein: MPLDFTAIDFETANSSAASACSVGLVKVRDGRVVDRASWFIRPPLGHDLFQEWNVRIHGIQPEDVAGAAGWVDQLADLVEFAEDDHLVAHNAGFDMGVIRAACAATFVSCPEYRYLCSLQVARRTYHLESYRLPVAAMAAGFEDFHHHDALADAEACAAIVVHAARRHDAATIDDLSALTGARIGRIGIPAAA, from the coding sequence GTGCCACTGGACTTCACCGCCATCGACTTCGAGACCGCGAACTCCTCGGCGGCGTCCGCCTGTTCGGTCGGGCTGGTGAAGGTGCGCGACGGTCGCGTGGTCGACCGGGCGAGCTGGTTCATCCGGCCCCCGCTCGGGCACGACCTGTTCCAGGAGTGGAACGTCCGCATCCACGGCATCCAGCCGGAGGACGTCGCCGGCGCCGCGGGCTGGGTCGACCAGCTCGCCGACCTGGTGGAGTTCGCGGAGGACGACCACCTGGTCGCCCACAACGCCGGCTTCGACATGGGCGTCATCCGCGCCGCGTGCGCCGCCACGTTCGTCTCCTGCCCGGAGTACCGCTACCTGTGCAGCCTCCAGGTCGCCCGCCGCACCTACCACCTGGAGTCGTACCGCCTCCCGGTCGCGGCGATGGCGGCCGGCTTCGAGGACTTCCACCACCACGACGCCCTCGCCGACGCGGAGGCCTGCGCGGCCATCGTCGTGCACGCCGCGCGCCGCCACGACGCGGCGACGATCGACGACCTGTCCGCGCTGACCGGCGCGCGCATCGGGCGGATCGGGATCCCGGCCGCGGCGTAG
- a CDS encoding class I SAM-dependent methyltransferase, protein MRERREREAHARAFDRAAEVYDAARPDYPADAVAWLTEGVTGPVIDLGAGTGKLTQALVGSGFDVIAVDPSPQMLGVLASRVPEADARSGAGESIPVPDSSAGLVVAAQAWHWVDRERAVPEVARVLRPGGRIGLVWNDRDESVDWVRELGELMGAGEAHFGEEGEPAVGAPFGELERHDVHWVQALTLDGLLDLARSRSYFITKDPDAQAAVIASLRRLHAEHPELAGTERIELPYVTRCYRATLG, encoded by the coding sequence ATGCGGGAGCGACGGGAGCGGGAGGCGCACGCGCGGGCGTTCGACCGGGCGGCGGAAGTGTACGACGCGGCGCGGCCGGACTATCCGGCGGACGCGGTCGCCTGGCTCACGGAGGGCGTGACCGGCCCGGTCATCGACCTCGGTGCAGGCACCGGAAAGCTGACGCAGGCCCTGGTCGGGAGCGGTTTCGACGTGATCGCCGTCGACCCGTCGCCGCAGATGCTCGGTGTGCTGGCCTCCCGCGTCCCGGAGGCGGACGCCCGCAGCGGGGCGGGCGAGAGCATCCCGGTCCCCGACTCCAGCGCCGGACTCGTCGTCGCCGCGCAGGCCTGGCACTGGGTGGACCGGGAGCGCGCCGTCCCGGAGGTCGCGCGCGTGCTCCGGCCGGGCGGCAGGATCGGGCTGGTCTGGAACGACCGCGACGAGAGCGTGGACTGGGTGCGCGAGCTCGGCGAGCTGATGGGCGCGGGGGAGGCGCACTTCGGCGAGGAGGGGGAGCCGGCGGTGGGCGCGCCGTTCGGCGAGCTGGAGCGTCACGACGTGCACTGGGTTCAGGCGCTCACGCTGGACGGCCTCCTGGACCTGGCGCGCTCGCGCAGCTACTTCATCACCAAGGACCCGGACGCCCAGGCGGCGGTGATCGCGTCGCTGCGCCGGCTCCACGCCGAGCATCCGGAGCTGGCAGGGACGGAGCGGATCGAGCTGCCGTACGTCACACGGTGCTACCGGGCGACGCTGGGGTGA
- the ychF gene encoding redox-regulated ATPase YchF: MALTIGIVGLPNVGKSTLFNALTKNDALAANYPFATIEPNVGVVNLPDPRLEKLAELFSSERILPAPVSFLDIAGIVKGASEGEGLGNKFLANIREADAIAQVVRGFSDPDVVHVAGKVDAAGDMETINTELILADLQTLEKAEQRYEKEVKGRKLEPVVLETAREAIAFLNDGKPLSASTIDLEPIRELGLLTAKPFIYVFNVDEDVLTNESRRAELAALVAPAQAVFLDAKLESELIDLDAADAAELLASTGQTESGLDQLARIGFDTLGLQTYLTAGPKESRAWTIHKGWKAPQAAGVIHTDFEKGFIKAEVISFDDLVDAGSVAEARARGKARMEGKEYVMQDGDVVEFRFNV, from the coding sequence GTGGCTCTCACTATCGGTATCGTCGGACTCCCCAACGTCGGCAAGTCGACCCTTTTCAACGCGCTGACCAAGAACGACGCCCTCGCGGCGAACTACCCGTTCGCGACCATCGAGCCGAACGTCGGCGTCGTCAACCTCCCCGACCCGCGGCTGGAGAAGCTGGCCGAGCTGTTCAGCAGCGAGCGCATCCTCCCGGCGCCGGTGTCGTTCCTCGACATCGCCGGCATCGTGAAGGGCGCGAGCGAGGGCGAGGGCCTGGGCAACAAGTTCCTCGCGAACATCCGCGAGGCCGACGCGATCGCGCAGGTCGTCCGCGGCTTCTCGGACCCGGACGTGGTGCACGTGGCCGGCAAGGTGGACGCCGCAGGCGACATGGAGACCATCAACACCGAGCTCATCCTCGCGGACCTGCAGACCCTGGAGAAGGCGGAGCAGCGCTACGAGAAGGAGGTCAAGGGCCGCAAGCTGGAGCCGGTGGTGCTGGAGACGGCCCGCGAGGCGATCGCGTTCCTGAACGACGGCAAGCCGCTGTCGGCGTCGACGATCGACCTGGAGCCGATCCGCGAGCTAGGGCTCCTGACCGCGAAACCGTTCATCTACGTGTTCAACGTGGACGAGGACGTGCTGACCAACGAGTCGCGCCGAGCCGAGCTGGCCGCGCTGGTCGCCCCCGCGCAGGCGGTCTTCCTGGACGCCAAGCTGGAGTCCGAGCTGATCGACCTCGACGCCGCCGACGCCGCGGAACTCCTGGCCTCCACCGGCCAGACGGAGAGCGGCCTCGACCAGCTCGCCCGCATCGGCTTCGACACCCTGGGCCTGCAGACCTACCTGACGGCGGGCCCGAAGGAGTCCCGCGCCTGGACGATCCACAAGGGCTGGAAGGCCCCCCAGGCGGCCGGCGTCATCCACACCGACTTCGAGAAGGGCTTCATCAAGGCCGAAGTCATCTCCTTCGACGACCTCGTCGACGCCGGCAGCGTCGCGGAGGCGCGTGCGCGCGGGAAGGCGCGCATGGAGGGGAAGGAGTATGTGATGCAGGATGGGGATGTTGTGGAGTTCCGCTTCAACGTCTAG
- a CDS encoding DUF427 domain-containing protein, giving the protein MPRPRPEIPGPGQESVWDYPRPPRIERVTAPVTIRLGGQLIVETRDVVRVLETSHPPVYYIPIADFAPGALVDADGSSFCEFKGTARYLDVRGGGEVRSASAWNYPQPSPGFEPLRDRVAVYAQQMDECTVDGEVVTPQPGGFYGGWITSGVVGPFKGVPGSLGW; this is encoded by the coding sequence GTGCCCCGACCGCGCCCCGAGATCCCAGGACCGGGACAGGAGTCCGTGTGGGACTACCCGAGGCCGCCACGCATCGAGCGCGTCACCGCGCCTGTCACGATCCGTCTGGGCGGGCAGCTCATCGTGGAGACCCGAGACGTCGTCCGGGTGCTCGAGACCAGCCACCCGCCGGTCTACTACATCCCGATAGCGGACTTCGCACCCGGCGCGCTGGTCGACGCGGACGGTTCGTCGTTCTGCGAGTTCAAGGGCACTGCGCGATACCTCGACGTGCGCGGCGGAGGCGAGGTGCGGTCCGCATCCGCGTGGAACTACCCGCAGCCGTCACCCGGGTTCGAGCCGCTCCGAGACCGCGTCGCCGTCTACGCGCAGCAGATGGACGAGTGCACGGTCGACGGGGAGGTCGTGACGCCGCAGCCCGGAGGGTTCTACGGCGGGTGGATCACGAGCGGCGTGGTGGGGCCGTTCAAGGGGGTGCCGGGGTCACTGGGGTGGTGA
- a CDS encoding LON peptidase substrate-binding domain-containing protein has translation MAASPMFPLGSVLFPCVAVPLRVFESRYLTMVGRLLDEDEPGFEFGVVLIERGSEAGGGDQRASVGTMARLVSASAGAEDLLIVGVGTRRFTVEQWLDEDPYPRAELSMLPELEWSEALIPLRAEAETVVRRVIARVAEPESDAGVELSEDPVAAAWQLAAIAPLGEYDRYTLLRSTSMGGLLRQTIDLTLEAEELWAAE, from the coding sequence ATGGCCGCCTCGCCGATGTTCCCGCTCGGATCGGTGCTGTTCCCGTGCGTGGCCGTCCCGCTGCGGGTGTTCGAGTCGCGGTATCTCACGATGGTCGGACGACTGCTCGACGAGGACGAACCGGGCTTCGAGTTCGGTGTCGTCCTCATCGAGCGCGGATCCGAAGCCGGGGGTGGCGACCAGCGCGCCTCGGTCGGGACGATGGCGCGTCTCGTGAGCGCTTCCGCGGGCGCCGAGGACCTGCTCATCGTCGGCGTCGGCACCCGTCGGTTCACGGTCGAGCAGTGGCTTGACGAGGACCCGTATCCCCGGGCCGAGCTCTCGATGCTGCCGGAGCTGGAGTGGTCCGAGGCGCTGATACCCCTGCGGGCCGAGGCCGAAACGGTCGTCCGCCGCGTGATCGCGCGCGTCGCGGAGCCGGAGTCCGACGCCGGTGTCGAGCTGTCGGAGGATCCCGTCGCAGCCGCGTGGCAGCTGGCGGCGATCGCCCCGCTGGGCGAGTACGACCGGTACACCCTGCTGAGGTCGACATCGATGGGAGGTCTCCTGCGTCAGACGATCGATCTGACCCTCGAGGCGGAGGAGCTCTGGGCCGCCGAGTGA
- a CDS encoding patatin-like phospholipase family protein: MTENDVSDDRTLGLVLGGGGAFGAAHVGVLQVLAERGIRPGIITGTSSGALVGAAYAAGFESPEIERAAHRFRWSAIARWSLTPRWGLLDTHAVRHSLHRHLGSDPLIEHLPRRFGAVATDLRTRQAVTIDEGPLSVALRSTIAVPGLLPPVRRDGKLLADGGIVDNVPVQAALALGATRVIVVRLHAKWENVRMMRMVTRTADLKRDPSVVLIQPEMGGMAQWGMSDVPRLIAEGRRVATAALDEAVELGGAAWPEPVREGMPDAA, encoded by the coding sequence ATGACCGAGAACGACGTGAGCGATGACCGCACCCTGGGCCTCGTCCTGGGCGGCGGCGGCGCGTTCGGCGCTGCCCACGTGGGCGTTCTGCAGGTGCTCGCGGAGCGCGGCATCCGGCCGGGAATCATCACCGGCACGAGTTCCGGCGCCCTGGTCGGCGCAGCATATGCCGCGGGCTTCGAGTCGCCGGAGATCGAGCGCGCCGCGCATCGGTTCCGCTGGAGCGCGATCGCCCGGTGGTCGCTCACCCCGCGCTGGGGACTGCTCGACACGCATGCGGTCCGGCATTCCCTCCACCGCCACCTGGGCTCCGATCCGCTCATCGAGCACCTCCCGCGCCGGTTCGGCGCCGTCGCCACCGACCTGCGAACCCGCCAGGCCGTGACGATCGACGAAGGACCGCTGAGCGTCGCCCTGCGCTCGACGATCGCCGTGCCGGGACTCCTCCCTCCGGTCCGCCGCGACGGGAAGCTGCTGGCCGACGGCGGCATCGTCGACAACGTCCCGGTCCAGGCCGCTCTCGCTCTCGGCGCGACCCGCGTCATCGTGGTGCGCTTGCACGCGAAGTGGGAGAACGTTCGGATGATGCGGATGGTCACGCGCACCGCCGACCTCAAGCGGGACCCCTCCGTCGTGCTCATCCAGCCCGAGATGGGCGGGATGGCGCAGTGGGGGATGTCGGACGTGCCGCGCCTCATCGCCGAGGGGCGCCGAGTGGCGACCGCGGCACTGGATGAAGCCGTGGAGCTGGGTGGGGCCGCGTGGCCCGAGCCCGTCCGCGAAGGGATGCCCGACGCGGCCTGA
- a CDS encoding DapH/DapD/GlmU-related protein, giving the protein MPSDLLMRIHSPEFQAMSERVLRATELTSRLNVLPFDDEAGKAALFSEIMGRPLPERTTIYPPFFTDHGLNLELSERVFINQNCTFLDYAGIRLAPRVMVAPRVTFITVGHPVDVEERRVWLTGGPIDVAENVWIGAGATILPGVSIGRDAVIAAGAIVADDVPAGTLVAGPKGTVVREF; this is encoded by the coding sequence ATGCCGAGCGACCTCCTGATGCGCATCCACTCCCCCGAATTCCAGGCCATGTCGGAGCGCGTCCTGCGGGCGACCGAGCTGACCTCCCGGCTCAACGTGCTGCCGTTCGACGACGAGGCGGGCAAGGCTGCGCTGTTCTCGGAGATCATGGGCCGGCCGCTGCCGGAGCGCACGACGATCTACCCGCCGTTCTTCACCGACCACGGCCTCAACCTGGAGCTGTCGGAGCGCGTCTTCATCAACCAGAACTGCACGTTCCTCGACTACGCCGGCATCCGCCTCGCTCCGCGCGTGATGGTCGCGCCGCGGGTCACCTTCATCACGGTCGGCCATCCCGTCGACGTCGAGGAGCGCCGCGTCTGGCTGACGGGCGGCCCGATCGACGTCGCCGAGAACGTGTGGATCGGGGCGGGGGCGACGATCCTCCCCGGCGTCAGCATCGGGCGGGACGCGGTCATCGCCGCGGGCGCGATCGTCGCGGATGACGTCCCGGCGGGTACGCTGGTGGCGGGGCCGAAAGGGACGGTGGTCCGGGAGTTCTGA
- a CDS encoding GNAT family N-acetyltransferase, with amino-acid sequence MAIEVLPATGRWDDFATFMVPRKAGAGGCVCMSYRDARLPMSERIDYMHHECSTEPGPGVLVYADGEVAGWCSVAPKSTYRRLMNSRTIPHLDEELDPWSIVCFVVRGGYRKRGLMHDLLDGAVEHARASGAGLVEGYPVETRGERVDVISGYVGTVELFEKHGFARLRETDAHSGGSVRWVMRREV; translated from the coding sequence ATGGCCATCGAGGTGCTGCCGGCCACCGGCCGCTGGGACGATTTCGCCACGTTCATGGTGCCGCGGAAGGCCGGCGCCGGCGGCTGCGTGTGCATGTCGTACCGGGACGCCCGCCTGCCGATGTCCGAGCGCATCGACTACATGCACCACGAGTGCTCCACCGAGCCGGGTCCCGGCGTGCTGGTCTACGCAGACGGGGAGGTCGCCGGCTGGTGCTCGGTCGCGCCCAAGTCCACGTACCGGCGGCTGATGAACTCCCGCACCATCCCGCACCTGGACGAGGAGCTCGACCCGTGGTCGATCGTCTGCTTCGTGGTGCGCGGCGGCTACCGCAAGCGCGGGCTGATGCACGACCTCCTCGACGGGGCGGTGGAGCACGCGCGGGCTTCAGGCGCGGGGCTCGTTGAGGGCTACCCGGTCGAGACGCGCGGCGAGCGGGTGGACGTGATCAGCGGCTACGTCGGCACGGTCGAGCTGTTCGAGAAGCACGGGTTCGCGCGGCTGCGCGAGACGGACGCGCACTCGGGCGGGTCTGTGCGGTGGGTGATGCGGCGGGAGGTCTGA
- a CDS encoding GNAT family N-acetyltransferase codes for MEHIEVRPAHPDEWGQVGGLRWDSLVEFAGEPDDPREEFAARFASWAAAHGDHECFVAVRGAEVIGMTWLAVIPRVPSARRFERASGDVQCAYVVPGDRDGGVGGRLLDAILARAATLELERVTVHSSPRAIPFYRRHGFTADDDRLLHAVISR; via the coding sequence ATGGAGCACATCGAGGTCCGGCCCGCGCATCCGGACGAATGGGGGCAGGTCGGCGGACTCCGCTGGGACTCGCTCGTGGAGTTCGCCGGCGAGCCCGACGATCCCCGCGAGGAGTTCGCGGCGCGTTTCGCGTCGTGGGCGGCGGCGCACGGCGACCACGAGTGCTTCGTGGCGGTGCGCGGCGCGGAGGTCATCGGCATGACCTGGCTCGCCGTGATCCCCCGGGTGCCGAGCGCCCGCCGGTTCGAGCGCGCCTCCGGGGACGTGCAGTGCGCCTACGTCGTCCCCGGCGACCGTGACGGCGGCGTCGGCGGGAGACTCCTCGACGCGATCCTCGCGCGGGCGGCGACGCTCGAGCTGGAACGGGTGACCGTCCACTCCAGCCCGCGCGCGATCCCGTTCTACCGGCGTCACGGGTTCACCGCGGACGACGACCGGCTGCTCCACGCGGTCATCTCGCGCTGA
- a CDS encoding ABC transporter permease: MSTANFVADTTVLTGRSMKHITRSLDTIITVTIVPIALMLLFVFVLGGAINTGPDSGSYVNYLLPGIMLITIASGISYTSYRLFMDLQGGIFERFQSMPIARSSVLWAHVLTSLVANMISVVLVVLVALLIGFRTGASVLAWLGVAGILVLFTLALTWVAVIAGLSAKSVDGAGAFAYPLIFLPFISSAFVPTNTMPAPVAWFAEHQPVTPIVDTIRALFAEQPVTGDIWIALAWCVGILVVAYGFATAIYRRRISRG, from the coding sequence ATGTCCACCGCGAACTTCGTCGCAGACACCACCGTCCTCACCGGGCGGTCCATGAAGCACATCACGCGCAGCCTGGACACGATCATCACGGTCACCATCGTGCCGATCGCCCTCATGCTGCTGTTCGTGTTCGTCCTCGGCGGGGCCATCAACACCGGCCCCGACTCGGGTTCGTACGTGAACTACCTGCTCCCCGGGATCATGCTGATCACGATCGCGTCGGGCATCTCGTACACCTCGTACCGGCTCTTCATGGACCTCCAGGGCGGCATCTTCGAGCGCTTCCAGTCCATGCCGATCGCCCGGTCGAGCGTGCTCTGGGCGCACGTGCTCACCTCGCTGGTCGCCAACATGATCTCGGTCGTGCTGGTGGTGCTGGTGGCGCTGCTGATCGGCTTCCGCACCGGAGCGAGCGTGCTCGCCTGGCTGGGGGTCGCTGGCATCCTGGTGCTGTTCACGCTGGCGCTGACCTGGGTGGCCGTCATCGCCGGGCTCTCGGCGAAGAGCGTGGACGGCGCGGGAGCCTTCGCCTACCCGCTGATCTTCCTCCCGTTCATCAGCTCGGCGTTCGTCCCCACGAACACGATGCCGGCCCCGGTCGCCTGGTTCGCCGAGCACCAGCCGGTGACTCCGATCGTGGACACCATCCGGGCACTGTTCGCCGAGCAGCCGGTCACCGGGGACATCTGGATCGCCCTCGCCTGGTGCGTCGGCATCCTGGTGGTCGCCTACGGTTTCGCCACCGCGATCTACCGGCGGCGGATCAGCCGGGGGTGA
- a CDS encoding ABC transporter ATP-binding protein, with product MSPTTTAGPAIHVRGLQKSYKDLHVLRGVDFDVQPGSIFALLGSNGAGKTTAVKILSTLLKADDGTASVNGFDVARNPDDVRDSISLTGQFAAVDEVLSGRENLILVARLRHLKNPAGIADELLARFALTEAGGRKVGTYSGGMRRRLDIAMSLIGEPPVVFLDEPTTGLDPQARIEVWETVKRLAGRGTTVLLTTQYLDEAEQLADRIAILHEGRIIANGTLAELKQLLPPAQVEYVEKQPSLEDVFLAIVGPSASAGASASPESAAAEAQPSKES from the coding sequence ATGAGCCCCACCACCACAGCCGGCCCCGCCATCCATGTGCGCGGCCTCCAGAAGTCCTACAAGGACCTGCACGTGCTGCGCGGCGTCGACTTCGACGTCCAGCCCGGCAGCATCTTCGCCCTCCTCGGCTCCAACGGCGCCGGCAAGACCACGGCGGTGAAGATCCTCTCCACCCTGCTGAAGGCCGACGACGGCACCGCCAGCGTCAACGGTTTCGATGTCGCCCGCAACCCGGACGATGTGCGCGACTCGATCAGCCTGACCGGCCAGTTCGCCGCGGTGGACGAGGTCCTGAGCGGCCGGGAGAACCTCATCCTGGTCGCCCGGCTCCGCCACCTGAAGAACCCGGCCGGGATCGCGGACGAGCTCCTGGCGCGCTTCGCCCTCACCGAGGCGGGAGGCCGCAAGGTCGGCACGTACTCGGGCGGCATGCGCCGCCGGCTCGACATCGCGATGAGCCTGATCGGCGAGCCGCCGGTGGTGTTCCTCGACGAGCCGACCACGGGCCTCGACCCGCAGGCCCGCATCGAGGTGTGGGAGACCGTCAAGCGCCTCGCCGGGCGCGGCACGACCGTGCTGCTCACCACGCAGTACCTGGACGAGGCCGAGCAGCTGGCCGACCGCATCGCGATACTCCACGAGGGCCGCATCATCGCCAACGGCACGCTCGCCGAACTCAAGCAGCTCCTCCCGCCGGCGCAGGTCGAGTACGTGGAGAAGCAGCCCAGCCTGGAGGACGTGTTCCTCGCCATCGTCGGACCGTCGGCCTCCGCCGGCGCCTCCGCTTCGCCTGAGTCCGCGGCCGCCGAAGCGCAGCCGTCGAAGGAGTCCTGA
- a CDS encoding DUF1048 domain-containing protein — protein MAAKWIELVTGSLEQKKQYRQIKGRLDALPEPYNGVAKALNRYLMYNGGIVDGDTILTMMTDFVELWERAAADGTPVREIVGDDPVEFAEAFAAAYVGTRWIDKERARLTEAVDAAEREQEKKS, from the coding sequence ATGGCAGCCAAGTGGATCGAGCTGGTCACCGGATCGCTCGAGCAGAAGAAGCAGTACCGGCAGATCAAGGGCCGGCTGGACGCCCTCCCCGAGCCGTACAACGGCGTCGCGAAGGCGCTCAACCGCTACCTCATGTACAACGGCGGGATCGTCGACGGCGACACCATCCTCACGATGATGACCGACTTCGTCGAGCTCTGGGAGCGCGCGGCGGCCGACGGCACGCCGGTCCGCGAGATCGTCGGGGACGACCCGGTCGAGTTCGCCGAGGCCTTCGCCGCGGCCTACGTCGGCACCCGCTGGATCGACAAGGAGCGCGCCCGCCTCACCGAGGCGGTCGACGCGGCCGAACGCGAGCAGGAGAAGAAGTCATGA
- a CDS encoding PadR family transcriptional regulator, whose translation MGKQTTEMLKGTLEGIVLAILSGRAAYGYEITSWLRDQGFEDIAEGTVYALLVRVEQRGLVDVEKVPSEKGPPRKVYSLNAAGREYLDEFWRTWSFLAERLEQLRDGGN comes from the coding sequence ATGGGCAAGCAGACGACCGAGATGCTCAAGGGCACGCTCGAGGGCATCGTCCTCGCCATCCTGTCGGGCCGGGCCGCGTACGGCTACGAGATCACCTCGTGGTTGCGCGACCAGGGCTTCGAAGACATCGCCGAGGGCACCGTCTACGCCCTGCTCGTCCGGGTGGAGCAGCGGGGCCTCGTGGATGTCGAGAAGGTCCCGTCGGAGAAGGGGCCGCCCCGCAAGGTGTACTCGCTCAACGCAGCGGGACGCGAATACCTGGACGAGTTCTGGAGGACGTGGAGCTTCCTCGCAGAGCGACTGGAACAGCTCCGAGACGGAGGAAACTGA
- a CDS encoding alpha/beta hydrolase family protein: MDVDVPTAAGPGRLVVAPAERPRALLWLGHGAGGGIGAADLSPLASALPALGVTVALFEQPWRVAGKKVASRPPALDAAWLEAAPVVAELAGGLPVIVGGRSAGARVACRTAGATGAAAVVCLAFPLHPPGRPAVTRLDELLTPTVPVLVLQGDRDTFGGAELLRTEVAAAPGDHANVRIVPVAGADHGMKTLKVSALTARDVRELVVATTSAFVDDVLSPSAR; the protein is encoded by the coding sequence GTGGATGTAGACGTTCCGACCGCCGCCGGGCCCGGCCGGCTGGTGGTCGCGCCCGCGGAGCGCCCGCGCGCCCTCCTCTGGCTCGGCCACGGCGCGGGCGGGGGCATCGGCGCCGCCGACCTGAGCCCGCTGGCGTCCGCGCTGCCCGCGCTCGGGGTGACCGTCGCGCTGTTCGAGCAGCCGTGGCGGGTCGCCGGGAAGAAGGTCGCCTCCCGGCCGCCGGCGCTCGACGCCGCATGGCTGGAGGCCGCGCCGGTCGTCGCGGAGCTGGCGGGCGGCCTCCCCGTCATCGTCGGTGGCCGCAGCGCGGGGGCGCGGGTCGCATGCCGCACGGCGGGAGCGACGGGAGCCGCTGCGGTCGTGTGCCTGGCGTTCCCGCTCCATCCGCCGGGACGGCCCGCGGTCACCCGTCTCGACGAGTTGCTGACTCCGACCGTCCCCGTGCTCGTGCTCCAGGGCGACCGCGACACGTTCGGCGGCGCCGAGCTGTTGCGCACCGAGGTGGCGGCCGCGCCGGGCGACCACGCGAATGTGCGGATCGTGCCCGTCGCGGGCGCCGACCACGGGATGAAGACGCTGAAGGTGTCGGCGCTCACGGCGCGCGACGTGCGCGAGCTGGTGGTGGCCACGACGAGCGCGTTCGTGGACGACGTGCTCAGCCCCAGTGCGCGCTAG
- a CDS encoding MIP/aquaporin family protein, whose translation MSDDTIPVLVRGWGLKRRGGLWGECLAEFLGTFVLIAFGDGVVAMAVAALPGSGRTEGPTTFFLGTGDWLLITWGWAMAVVFGVYVAGGVSGAHLNPAVTLAFAVRRGFAWVKVLPYMLSQLLGAFVGAALVLGVYAAAIGAFDAASKGPKTNGHTLASFSIFATFPAPYYNGNMWGPLFDQVVGTMFLVLLIVAVIDLRNTAVQSNLGPLIVGFAVAAIGMSYGANAGYAINPARDLGPRLLAWIAGWGDLAVPGNGAWFSGYMWVPILGPLIGGVIGVLVYDLFVGDVLHARLLKGGGPGRVPDAAVAEAAAEAAEAAAVRPPGPDTPEVDGARDAGMRRERDTR comes from the coding sequence ATGAGCGATGACACGATCCCCGTCCTGGTACGCGGATGGGGCCTCAAACGACGCGGAGGACTGTGGGGCGAATGCCTCGCCGAGTTCCTCGGGACGTTCGTCCTGATCGCGTTCGGCGACGGAGTGGTGGCCATGGCGGTCGCCGCCCTCCCCGGGTCGGGGCGCACCGAGGGCCCGACGACCTTCTTCCTCGGCACCGGCGACTGGCTGCTCATCACCTGGGGCTGGGCGATGGCCGTCGTGTTCGGCGTCTACGTCGCGGGCGGCGTGAGCGGCGCGCACCTGAACCCGGCGGTGACGCTGGCCTTCGCGGTGCGTCGCGGCTTCGCCTGGGTGAAGGTGCTCCCGTACATGCTGTCGCAGCTGCTCGGCGCGTTCGTCGGCGCGGCGCTCGTGCTCGGGGTCTACGCGGCGGCGATCGGCGCGTTCGACGCGGCGAGCAAGGGACCGAAGACGAACGGCCACACGCTGGCGTCCTTCTCGATCTTCGCGACCTTCCCCGCCCCGTACTACAACGGCAACATGTGGGGCCCGCTGTTCGACCAGGTGGTCGGGACGATGTTCCTGGTGCTGCTCATCGTCGCCGTGATCGACCTCCGCAACACCGCGGTCCAATCGAATCTCGGCCCGCTGATCGTCGGCTTCGCGGTCGCGGCGATCGGCATGTCCTACGGCGCGAACGCGGGCTACGCCATCAACCCGGCCCGTGACCTCGGGCCGCGCCTCCTCGCCTGGATCGCCGGGTGGGGGGACCTCGCTGTGCCGGGCAACGGCGCCTGGTTCAGCGGGTACATGTGGGTGCCGATCCTCGGTCCGCTGATCGGCGGTGTGATCGGCGTGCTCGTCTACGACCTGTTCGTCGGGGACGTGCTGCACGCACGGTTGCTAAAGGGCGGCGGCCCGGGTCGCGTGCCCGACGCCGCCGTCGCGGAGGCCGCCGCGGAGGCCGCGGAGGCGGCAGCCGTGCGCCCGCCGGGGCCCGACACCCCGGAAGTGGACGGCGCCCGCGACGCGGGGATGCGCCGGGAGCGCGACACCCGCTAG